A window from Aliamphritea hakodatensis encodes these proteins:
- a CDS encoding phage tail fiber protein, whose protein sequence is MNALTNEGEALVLNLFRGVDIPAGTKVELVAYTAVSTDDDGVSQSVEVSDTGYSRKAVTFNDPEAGTAGRRKCVSNVDVEFGPFDTTGGQITSYGIAVDDVVVIRGLATTPKDIVKGGVIKVKAGELYPSLRGASDSFLDAVLNYVCKGHAVTAPESVHAGLFSDAGELADPGCSRLPVVFNAPQPDQDSSALTISNQQGGSWVATEDWPLVNRGKLFDQAGNELAVLVFPVEMNLTNYAAGDELILAAGLIVIKVG, encoded by the coding sequence ATGAATGCGTTAACGAACGAAGGTGAAGCCCTTGTTCTTAATCTGTTTCGCGGAGTGGATATTCCGGCCGGGACGAAGGTTGAGTTGGTCGCCTATACGGCGGTTAGTACGGATGATGATGGTGTGTCTCAGTCTGTTGAGGTCTCTGACACTGGTTACAGTCGTAAGGCGGTTACGTTCAATGATCCGGAAGCGGGCACAGCTGGTCGTCGTAAGTGCGTAAGTAATGTGGACGTTGAATTTGGCCCTTTCGACACAACAGGAGGTCAGATTACCAGTTACGGCATTGCGGTAGATGATGTTGTTGTTATTCGAGGGTTGGCAACCACCCCGAAAGATATTGTGAAGGGCGGTGTTATTAAAGTTAAGGCCGGTGAGTTGTATCCGTCTTTGCGCGGGGCTTCTGATTCGTTTCTTGATGCCGTTTTGAATTATGTCTGTAAGGGGCATGCGGTGACGGCTCCGGAATCGGTACATGCTGGCTTATTCAGCGATGCGGGCGAGTTGGCTGATCCGGGTTGCAGCCGCTTGCCGGTTGTGTTTAACGCCCCGCAGCCGGATCAGGATAGTTCGGCGCTAACTATTTCAAACCAGCAGGGCGGTTCATGGGTGGCCACTGAGGATTGGCCATTAGTCAACCGTGGAAAGTTGTTTGATCAGGCGGGAAATGAGCTGGCTGTTCTGGTGTTTCCTGTGGAGATGAATCTGACAAATTATGCTGCTGGTGATGAGCTGATTCTGGCTGCGGGTCTGATTGTTATTAAAGTGGGGTAA
- a CDS encoding phage tail tube protein: protein MSSEHRAFLGLAELYLRPYGSGVPASLVGDLSELKISQSQDTKKIPGKSILSGGADVKTYTQVSDVSVQFTLTSWHLDNLKLALGATEIDQAGGTVTDESLVAGYGLVMLKHKGAKSVVLTSSDGSTTYEEGKDYTVMPSGLLIHKGGAINEADNLLADYEHPPKQVLQGLVTKGKQWEMLIDGINRAETDDQYSVHLFKVDIPPVSDLDLLTDDFGSLTLTGTVLSTGLGKAESDHYTYTKIG from the coding sequence GTGAGTAGTGAGCATCGTGCGTTTTTGGGATTGGCTGAGCTGTATTTGCGGCCTTATGGTTCGGGTGTGCCAGCGTCTCTTGTTGGTGATTTGTCAGAGTTAAAAATCAGCCAAAGCCAGGATACGAAAAAGATTCCCGGTAAAAGTATTTTGTCTGGTGGAGCTGACGTTAAGACATATACACAGGTCAGTGATGTTTCTGTTCAGTTTACATTGACCAGTTGGCATCTGGATAACTTAAAACTGGCGCTGGGCGCAACCGAGATAGATCAGGCGGGTGGAACCGTGACTGATGAGTCTTTGGTTGCCGGTTATGGTTTGGTCATGCTGAAACACAAAGGGGCGAAATCGGTAGTATTAACCAGTTCCGATGGTTCCACTACTTATGAGGAGGGCAAGGATTATACAGTGATGCCTTCTGGTCTGTTGATTCATAAGGGTGGCGCTATTAATGAAGCGGATAATCTTCTGGCAGACTATGAGCATCCGCCTAAGCAGGTTCTTCAGGGGCTGGTGACCAAAGGGAAGCAGTGGGAAATGTTGATTGACGGTATTAACCGTGCCGAAACGGATGACCAGTACTCAGTGCATCTGTTTAAGGTCGATATTCCGCCTGTTAGTGATTTGGATTTGCTGACTGATGACTTCGGCAGTTTGACGTTAACGGGTACTGTGTTGAGTACTGGGCTGGGTAAGGCCGAGTCTGATCACTACACGTATACTAAGATTGGTTAA